In one window of Euwallacea similis isolate ESF13 unplaced genomic scaffold, ESF131.1 scaffold_70, whole genome shotgun sequence DNA:
- the LOC136419081 gene encoding uncharacterized protein: MIITQITVFYQNIYDILSNIEEAITFAKLNTFHNTIIDPSEFLTELQSMKEQIPLGKLPFEPNIENLLTIENTLEIKSFAKDNSITFIIEIPLVEKVSYDLFRLLPLPVRHGEVYKVIIPRSEYLLINDQTFGYANEPCRYVSPNEYLCPQIHIDNFHDFSPCEVQLLRYEHNATRCKSITVTLGETQIQNIDDNKWILVTTKSIVGLETCKSSKSNILLDGTYAIDLEYRCNLKIRNIVLRGNRKTNRQFQIFPLLDININHTYQKPYQKIELPNLSKIDLNNIAELQNEVDLQKKENSMLLNTNLHYDRTSLLAKYLWPIVLKYKKTESPENDIVI; this comes from the exons ATGATTATCACCCAAATTACCGTCTTTTACCAGAATATTTACGATATACTTTCAAATATCGAAGAGGCAATTacctttgctaaattaaacaCCTTCCATAACACCATAATCGACCCAAGTGAATTCCTAACAGAACTACAGTCAATGAAAGAGCAAATTCCCCTAGGAAAACTACCATTCGAGCCCaacattgaaaatctattaacTATCGAAAacactttggaaataaaaagtttcgccAAAGATAACTCGATCACGTTCATCATCGAAATTCCATTAGTAGAAAAAGTTAGTTATGATTTATTCCGATTACTTCCCTTGCCCGTAAGACATGGCGAAGTATACAAAGTCATAATACCCCGATCCGAATATCTACTGATAAACGACCAAACATTCGGATACGCGAACGAACCCTGTCGGTACGTATCCCCTAATGAATATCTATGCCCTCAAATACATATAGATAACTTCCACGATTTTTCCCCATGCGAAGTACAACTCCTGCGTTACGAACACAACGCCACACGATGTAAATCAATAACTGTTACCCTGGGGGaaacacaaatacaaaacatagaCGATAATAAGTGGATCCTGGTGACCACCAAAAGTATTGTCGGATTAGAAACATGTAAATCTTCAAAAAGTAACATTCTGTTGGATGGAACTTACGCAATAGATTTAGAGTATCGTtgtaatcttaaaataaggaaCATAGTTTTAAGAGGCAATAGGAAAACCAAccggcaatttcaaattttccctttgttagacataaatattaatcatacaTATCAAAAGCcataccaaaaaatagaaCTGCCTAACTTAAgcaaaatagatttaaataatatcgcCGAATTACAGAATGAGGTTGATTTGCAGAAGaaggaaaattcaatgttactAAATACTAACCTTCACTACGACAGAACCA GTTTATTAGCAAAGTATCTATGgcctattgttttaaaatacaaaaagaccGAGAGTCCAGAAAATGACATAGTAATTTAG